A region of the Chroicocephalus ridibundus chromosome 1, bChrRid1.1, whole genome shotgun sequence genome:
ACTACTTCAAAACCCTGACACTGTCACTAACAGCTGTGATGGAAATTTCATATATTCCTTATGTGCTAAACAACTTTTAGAGCAAGATGTGTACAACAGAGCTTAATTTTATTCCAGTTTGAACACAGTGGAGAGTGGAACGGGGAAGAAATGCGATAATTTGACCGACGGTGGTTTTGACTGTCTCAGCAGTTGTGCTGTGTATTTCCAACAGACTACTTGCAACGGCGGTATTAATACTTCAGCAATCAAACATTAAGAGTTTTGTTTAGCAGCAGAGCCTTACAGCTAGTACAGTTCGCTGCAAGGGGAAAACCACATGCagctcattttaatgaaaaacaaaattagcattcagtttcataaaacaaaatgctagtactttctaaataaataagGCATTTCCAACTAAGTTTTCACTAACAACTATGCTGAAGATttcctataattaaaaaaaaaaagaaaaaaaaaaaacctgagtcaAATCTAgcctttggaaaatattttcctgcacaTTTTGATCAATTTCTGCCAGCCAAAAGGGCAGAAGGAGAACTAAAAGCTCCATATTCACAAGCGAAGTTTTCTCCAGCAAAGGTACCAACAGACGGGCTTACGACAGGCAGCCAAGAAGGGCTGTTTGTAACAAGGCTCAAAGCTGTTTGAGCCGCACTTGGAAACGCTGCAGAAATTTAGaggctggaaatatttttaagccGTTCTAGTCCTAGCCCATTGGCTTGGCTGAGTGGCCGGTGTCGCAAAAGTAAGCGTGACGGCTTGCCTCCTCAGTCTGTAGGGTTTTAGTACACTCGGACTACTGTGCCCTCCCTTGACAAAAGGTTTTCTGTAGACAGTGCCAGGcattaattacagtaatttgtTGTTAGCCTTGTTTCCTAAGGAGATAAGGCTCACACACTTGCATTGTCCTTTTGGACGGACATCTGTCCCCTTTAACAACTTCTGAGCTGATGGGGTAATTTCAAACACAATcgaaagaactgaaaaaactcACAGATGTTATGTTCTTTCTTACAAATTCCACGAATACTGctggctggggaaaggaaaagggaaaacaatctGTAGTTCCCTGAGGGAGGAAGGTAGAATTCAGCCACAACCTTCATCATAGCAGAAGCTGGCTCTGCCAAAGAATGTGCCGCCTTTTGCCTAGCAGAAGTGAAATAAAAGGGATGGGGGCGAACAGAGTAATTGAAGTGGTAAAATAAAGGACATGAGACCTAAGCCTGCAGAAAGACAGACTCAAAGTTTTGTTGCTCATGGAACAACTTCCTTTCTTATACTATTGTGTGATAACAAAGCTCTCGAATACTACCAAGCCGTCAAATAAAACGGTCGATTAAACTTCCTTCAGCTGGTTCCTTTGCATTATCACCATGATAGCCAAGAAAGTTACAGGCACTTCACACAAGTGGATTTTAGTAGGAATTCATTAGTAATTTCCTACGAAACTGACCACAGTTTGTTATAAAGCATCAGGTTCACTAGCGATCACAGGGTAGCTGACAAGATCACCCCTCCGTTCCTTAACAGAATTTCTAAATGCATTTCTCTGGCATCATCGATTTCCTTAGGTCTTAATGTTTCTTTCACTAAATGAATCCTATATCAAATATTATTCTCCTCTGGCTCCACAAAAAACATCAACATTGTATTTTGACTATTATTCTGTGTTATTCAAATGAAGCTGTTTAATCACTACGGTTTCCCGACGACTGATTTAAACTGACCAGTATTACAAAAATTCTCTGTGACACTTGAAAGTATGCCGTCTGAGCATTATACATTTCTGTTTATCTTGCCCCAGGTGTTACTAGAGATCCCTATAGACACAATATTCTTTGCTCGATGTTTCTGCTTTGCATATTAGGTTGCAGCCTTTGCTGAAGTTATGAATATGATACCGTGGAAGAGAGAGCAAAGCTAACGACATCTTTACCAAGAGTAAAAAGGACAGCATAAACCACACAACCGAGTTAATATTTAAAGAACAAGAGTTTAATTTGGTATGCAACGTTTTCCTAGGAGGACCTTTATTTTCAATGCTATACATGTGAAAATAAGAATGAATAAGCGGCTCGTTATCtacatgtataaaaatataaacatcctATCGAACATCTGCAAAGTCAGCCTTCATGTTATGCATCGCTGAAAAGACCTATGCCTTAACTTCTAATTAAAGACTGcctttgtattttaaacagcACTCGTAAATGCGACTGCATTCATCCCTAAGTACATGAACCGTGAACAACAGCTGCTACAAAATGTATACAGGACTCCGGTATTATGCCTttagatttttgtctttctgcacGTCAACAGGTTAGCAGAGTCATCGTGTTTATCCGTCCTTCGAGCTCGCAGTAGAAGGGACCAGCAAAACTCAGTGACATTGCCTTGGGCGTTTTACCtcttaaaaattttaatgaaattactGAGTAATGTTTAAGGAAAATATCATCTTCTCTGGCAAACCATCAAATGACTATTATGTTTATGGCACCATCATTTTAAGCCGAAATGTAATGAGTTACCAGTACACGAAGGGACCCATTTCCTAATACTAACAACACTTAGAGTTTTTAGCACAAACACAAAGATTAAAAACTCATTagtttatgtttttattacaCCCATTTTTACTTAAAATTCTGAGAGTTTCTGGGTCTTCTGCCAGCAAATGGATAGGCAATCATTGATCAAAATACAGGCAATCTTTGCTTTAGAGATGCATTCAGCCACCTGGAAGTTTAGTTATGATTCACACTCAAGCAAGTACATAATCGATTGCAGTTCTACAAGCTGATACTCATATTCATTTTTTCCATAGAAACAGGTATAGGAAACCAGTAAAACATTACCATATTATGTACATAGCGTAACATGTAAATGCTCAGCTAGATATATTATGAAATTCTATAGCACTAAAATGGTTAAAAAACTAAATGATTCGTGTAAAATgtttatatactgtatatatatgtacactaAATCACAAGTTCAATTTAAAACTGCCCCTATTCATAGCTCCTATGATGGATATAGTAAGCTACCagctccttaaaaaaagaaagctatctAGAGCGAATTTGAACACTTTACTGAAAACTGATTTTatacaaaatcttaaaaaacataCTTCGGAATTACTTAACAGAAACTAGAAAAAGACGGTCATTATTCTCGAGAATGGCACTGTAAAGACCTAGTAGCTGTGATCAATGTCCTTTCACTTGTGGTATAAATAAGTTAAGCACAAAGAAATCATCTCAGAGTAAGGCATAGGACAAACAGGTTTCATTCCGTCGTCGGGTGTATTGGCCTCTCACTCTATCTTATTGCTCATCTAATTTGGCAGGTATACATTTCCCTCCTGTTAAAAATACTCCATTATACAACTATCTACAACTGGACAATACCCAGCGCCTTCATATGCGCATCTTCAATTTAATCACGTTGACAAACTATCTTGctaatataaaaaaatttaaaaaaaaaaccatggcaATGcaagttattttcagttttacGTGGCTGTGCATGCACTTAATGAAGGACCAAGTGGTGAACATAGAGGCTGAGCACTGAAACTCAACTCAATACGTACGTAGCTGTAGCTGTTTTCAAAGGaattaaggttttaaaaataaaaccctactGTGAAATTCTTTGGTTAGAATACAAGTGCTAGTAGCATTCCTAAATTTGGAGTTAGAACAATTTATTATTCAAGAGTTTTAAAGATGTAACTTCAAGCCTTTAATACGTACCACTAAATTCTGCAACGCTTCGGATACATTTAGCATAGTTTTCCATGAAGGTCTGAGCGGACAATACAGGTTTTTAAATCAAGTTcaggttttaaaagaaagtgcttttgtACCCCAATCTTCACAAATTTATTAGAAAGAGCTGCTCAGGCCTCCCTATTGTAAAACCTGCTACTCAGATCATCTGTTCCAAAGCAAGCTACGGCTACCTTCTCCGGGAAAAAGAAGACTGTTAGACAGCACGAACCAAATACAGCTTAGAAGGGGTAATTTCCCCTTAAGAAAGTTGGCATCGTCCTTGTTTTTGTAAGGACGGGGCTTAATTCTTTCTAAGAAGCGCTTAAGCTTGCCTAGGAAGAGGTACCTAACTCTCAGCAGTGGCACTGCTCTGGTAGTACTGCCATGAAAACCGAGGAATTGGTTCTTAAAAAAGTGGTTTCGGCATCGATTCTGTTGCCTTCCAAGTTTTACCACACTAACATGACAAAACTTAAAGTAACAAGCAGGGTCCTCTTGATTACACTTATAACGCATTAATTCAATGTACATGATTTCAGCTTCCCAGGCAGCAGGCCCTACCTTCACTCTGGCAAGCCTGGCTTCTTCTCTCCCCCATCGTTTTGAGGGTGTTTAAGGAAATATGCATTGAGATTTCTATGCATATTATAGACAGTAAATTCAAGAGAATTATAAGGACTTCACAACACCCATGAAAGTTACAATTCACAAGcactttaatttttcaaagcatcGTTGCTTTACCTCTCAAGGGAATAGACACGTGTCTCTGAGGACACTTTATAGTTCGAGTGGTTGGTTATCCAGCGAACCTGTCCTTTCACATCAGCCTCACGTGCCTGCTGTGCAGGCCCTGGTCCAGTTTAACAGCTTGGAGAGGGGCATTCAGAGAGATAaggagcagagaaggggagaTGGATGCAACCGGTCATGAAGGGCCACACGCACGCCTCCTGCAAAATTACTCATCTCTACAGATGATGTAGGAGACAGAGTGACAACCCCTCGCTGTCAGGCATCACTTCCACAGGACAGTCCTTCATTGAGAGGCATCGCTTTGAGCAGGTGGGGGGATAAAATGGACCCTTACAGATCCACCCAATAAGGCGGAATCTTGGGGAAGAGCTTGGGGATGAGAAAAGACATCGCACCACCTTCAACAGAAGTTGctgaaaagcaactgaaaagtTCCTCAGCCCCTAAATGCCCCGTCTTTAAAACACCCCACCCTGAAAAGGGCCAACCCTTGGCtcctgtgtgtggagaggggcaggggctgggcacaCGCACAGCCTTTCTGAGACAGGTATTTGTCTATTCCCGCTACCTCTCTCCTTCCTCGCTACCGGAACAGCTACTGGGAGGCGTGGGAGGGGGGATGACGGTGCGAGCCGGGATGCGGTGGCTGAGCAGGGAGGTGGCGGCCAAGCAGGGACATGGCGGCCGAGGCACGACATGGTGACCTCCTGTCCCCGGGACCGTCAGGAGGTACGtgcaggaggggtgggggctGCGCTGGGTGGCTGACCCGCCTTGTGCGTGGAGGCAGACACCGGGGTGAGGAGAGCGCAAGGGGACATGGTCCCCCTTCCACGTCCTCCTTCCTCCGGGCCGGGAGGGGACCGCAGGTGCGAGGGCGTGCAGGGGCCACCACCTCATCCCCACGCCATGTGCCGGGCGGATGCTCAGTCCCGGCAGAAGACATACTCGGTGTAGCTGGTCCAGATCTTATCATCGGCAGGGCCGCCCTGCTCAGGGGCGAAGGCACAGGTGCCGGTGGAGGAGCAGGCGGCCATGCGGAAGCCAGCCTCGGAGAGCCGGTCGAAGGCTTGCTCGAGGAAGTTGAACTTGAGGTAGTAGCGGGCGGTGTAGCGCTCGGGAGGGCGGTCGGGGTCCCGGCTCTCGTTCAGCGTCTCCCCGAAGACCTCTTTGGCCAACGCCGTCTTACCGCAGACGGTGATGCGGGCCACCCGCCGGAACTTGGCGTCGGCCTGCGCCTCCCGCCCGATGGTGTAGGAGCCCCGGTAGCCGATGGTGATGTAGCCCGAGCGTCGCCCGGCCGCCCCGTCCAGCGACTGCGAGGGGGTGAGCAGCGGCCCgcccgaggggctgcggctgGCGGTGGGCGacggggcggaggcggcggctcctcccccgccgcccccttccaGCGGCTCGGCCTCCAGGTAGCCGAggagggccggcggcggcggctcgtcGGCGCAGAGGGAGCCGTCGCGGTGCAgggcggcggggcgagcggcggcggcgacccGAGCCTGAGCCAGGCGGCGAGCCAGGTCGGGCAGCTGGAAGTACTCGGCCTCCCGCTGGAGGCGGCTGCGCTCGGGGAAGTGCTCGGGCAGCACCAGCTGCAGGTCCCGCAGGTAGTCCAGGATGTAGCGGAAAAGGAAGCCGTCGCGGTCGAGGAAGAAGCGGCCCTTGCTGTCCCGGGGCAGCTCGCTGGGCTGCTGCTGCGAGAACATGCGCCAGAGCAGCGAGTCCCGCACCGAGACCACGGTGCAGCGCCGCGTCACGTACACCTGCCCGCCCACGTTCAGCTCCACGATCTCCGGGAAGGACGaccagccgcccgccgccgccgccgccgccccgctccccgccgccccgctccccgccgccggcgacACGCCGCCGCCGTTGGGCAGCCCGCGGGCGCTGTCTGCCAGGGCCATACCGGACGGagcccgccgccggcggggagccGCCGCCCTtcgcccttcctcctcctcctcctccggccgcCTGGGCTCCGGCGGGGGAGCGCGCAGCCctccgccgctgcccgccggAGCCTCCCGCCCCGTCTGTCCCCGGAGCTGCCCGGCCGCTGCCGCTCGGCTCCCCCGCTCCGCTGCCCGCTACCGGCCAGGCGCCTCCGTCGGGCTGCGAGCGGAGAagccccggcagcggcggcggggccgtgtTTATGTAGCGCGGCCGCACCTcgcgggaggcggggggaggctggcGGGAGGCAGAGCCGAGCGcacggggaggggaaggggacggCCCTGCGCTGACGCAGGGTCCCCCCTCGTCGTTAAGCCCCACCACCGTCCCGGTCCTCCTTCCCCGGCTGCGGCGGGGACCCTCTTCCCCGCCCGGTGGGCGcccgccggcctccccgccgGGAAGGACGGGCACCGCGCTGTGCGGCCGGGCGGGGGTAAAACCttggaggggctgcggggccgacCCGCCCGCCCCAACCCCGGCACTTCAGCTCGCTCTCCGGCTTCTCCGAGACGTCTTTCGGCTGGCAAGAAACCCCCTCCGTTCGTCCCGAGGTGCaggaggggtgaggggaaagCGGCGAGACGCTGCTGCCCCCCGCCGAAAGGAGCCGTGCCGTCCCCCCGGCGGGTCTTTCAACGATCGTCCAAACCCTCGCCAAGTCAGAGCCCCGGCGAGGTaaccgtgtccccctccctcctgtcGCCTTCACCAGGGCAAAACGCGAGCCCGCACTCGCCTCACCCGGGTCCCCTGCCCGTTTCTGGGCTTGCGAAGACACTCACTAGGCTCTTTTAGTGGTTTTTTCTAAGGGTTTTTAAGGCCCTTAAGGAGCCCGTGAAAACTTCCCCATCCCCCGTCCGGTGGCACCGGGAGGGCCGGGCTGCGGGTACCCCACCGTCGGGGCTCGGTGCCTGGCGGGCGAGGGGACCCCGGCGCTGTTGGGGTCCCCTCCAGCGGCCTGTCAAAAGGCACTTTGCCGTGAGAGCTTGGCTCCTCGTGTCTGCGTGGATATGAGCGTAATTGGGTGCCCTTACAGCTCAGATTTAATTTGGATTAATTAGGTACATCGGGCTGCGCGTGAAACATAAGCACCTATTTAACATGCGTTGGCAGTGAGCGTTTAAATTATGTTTCAGGCTTTTGCTTGAATTTCGTCTACATTTCTGTGTCTCTCTGCGAGCAACAGCAAAGAGATGCTGCCTCAATGTGCTCGGTTGCTCTCCTCTGGGAGTTCAAGCGTGCGTTCTTCCTCGAGACAACAGCTGAAAGGACAGGAAGATCTGAGGAGTATGAAGGCAACCATGAGTGCCTTCCTTTCATAGGGGTGGAAGAAGCCCTCTCTGGGCTACCTTGCTGCAAATTCCCTAATGCATTGGTCCGTGAAGTAGAAGTCGAAAGATGCAGAGGCAGGGGGTAAGAAGtccttcagaaattcagaaatgggggaggaaggaaaggcaagTTAGTTCTCAAGAGCAAGCTAAGTTTGCCcaagagaagaagaggaagaaaaggaagaagaggaagaagaggaggagttgAGAAACAGAAGTTTTGAAAGGGGAAGATAAAGAAGCACGATATGTCAAGGGAGAGCTGGCAAGGGAGATGTTGTGGTCTAAGGAAAACGATTGGGTGAGCTTGGGGCACTTGGAAGTTACATGAGTTTAATTTGAACAAGAGGATAGCAAAGATGTGAAACATTACTTTTTCCATGTGGGAAAGCCAGCTGCCAGGATTTTGGTCAccaagtattttaatttgtggGAGCAAAATGGTAAAGTAGGTTAATCTGATGTTTTGCTGAGATTTTGTAACCAGCagcttgtttctctctttcttctttttttttgagaggagtAGGAGAGAGGTGAAAACAGTTCTGGAAGATCacggaaaaagaaaataagcctgAATGAAGTTGATTTGCTACCCATTTAAACATCTGAGTTTGTCgctatagaaaaaaaaggaaaataatgtgaCTTATCTGCTAGCGCACAGggaatctttgttttcttccctcatACTATTTTAGGGTCAATTCACCAGGCTAAAAGCACATGAAATTTTCACATTGTGCTCTGCTCGTGACAGCTTCATGGAGTTACTTCTACCTTTCAGTCTCTTAACGTGGCATCACCCCCCCCACGTCACCCTGCTCCCGGCCATACTTAGCAAGAAGCCACCTCAAGAGCCTCCCacagatttgtattttaaactcCGCTTCCCTCGTGTGGGCTCTCTATCGAGAGCACTGTGATTAAACTGTGCACCCAGAAGATGAGATCATATAATGCTCGTGCGGGGACTTATTCATAGCAGAATTTGCAGTGGAAGATTTTGCAGCAACCAGCAGGTGAGCCTTACAAATGCtcctatatataaaaaaaaaaaaaaaaaaaaaatgaaaaaaatgggatGTTTAATTCATCTGTTAGTTAAACATAATTTCTCTGGCACTAGGTGAGTATTAAGGTGGGTTAGCAAAAATAGCACTAGCATATTCATTGGACTTGAGTTTTTTACTTGCCTTGAGTTTTGTTAGATTTGAGACCAGACTTTGTAAGACCTGAGCTTAGTGGATCTTTCAGTCCGTGTTTTCAGAAGCTTCGCGGATAAGTAAGTTACTCTGCTCCTTCAGACATTGGCTCTCCAGAGCTTTACCTCCACCTGCCTACCATCTGGTGGGAGGCCAAATGAGAAGCATCCGCCATGCTCCTGTGCAGCACCATATGATGCCCAAAGCCATGCACGTTATAGGAGATGGGGGGGTTCACAGCTGTAACAAGCATCTTGGGCCACTGTCCCAAGTCTTTCTTTAGGGGCACAAACCGATCCGTCCCACTGCAGCATCCTATGTGCCAATGTGCAAGCTGACCCCTGACTCGCCttcaaaaagagaaggaggagccTTCTCCTGGGAAGATACTGTTCATACAGCCTGTTCAACAGTCCTGGGCAAAGACCCAGCTTGCAGTGTTTGTCTCGGAGATAGCTGTCATTTTCTGGGCTTAAAAACATGCCCAGCACTGAAATATCTGGTTTGAAGCCACCGCTCTTCAGAAGAATTTTCTTCTATGGGCGTCTCACTGCTGCTTTGTGCAGGTGAGGAGGCTTTGCCTGGCTGCAAGGTTATGGTTATTGTAACttctttaacagattttttttttcctcttttcacaaAACATTCCATTagtttcttctccatttcctaTCTCTTTTCATTTGGCTACATTTGTCTCCAGTGAGGAGAACTGGACTTCGTCTGTGAGTATTAAAATGGGTAAACATATCAACTATTTTTATTTACGTGTCAGTCACAGGGTTGCGTAACAGTCATAATCTCAGTGTTTCATTCTTATTTTGTGTGGGAGACAGTGAAATATTAGTACACGTAACATTCAAGGCTGCCACAGAATGCCTCATTAGGCCCACATACCCTGTAAAGGGCGTTAAATATTAAATATGGTCTAATGGACAGGTTAGGCTTTATGACAATAAATGTT
Encoded here:
- the KCTD12 gene encoding BTB/POZ domain-containing protein KCTD12, translating into MALADSARGLPNGGGVSPAAGSGAAGSGAAAAAAGGWSSFPEIVELNVGGQVYVTRRCTVVSVRDSLLWRMFSQQQPSELPRDSKGRFFLDRDGFLFRYILDYLRDLQLVLPEHFPERSRLQREAEYFQLPDLARRLAQARVAAAARPAALHRDGSLCADEPPPPALLGYLEAEPLEGGGGGGAAASAPSPTASRSPSGGPLLTPSQSLDGAAGRRSGYITIGYRGSYTIGREAQADAKFRRVARITVCGKTALAKEVFGETLNESRDPDRPPERYTARYYLKFNFLEQAFDRLSEAGFRMAACSSTGTCAFAPEQGGPADDKIWTSYTEYVFCRD